The following are encoded together in the Phyllopteryx taeniolatus isolate TA_2022b chromosome 21, UOR_Ptae_1.2, whole genome shotgun sequence genome:
- the tinagl1 gene encoding tubulointerstitial nephritis antigen-like: MRTSERGKSRGVKGSRENGGRLDRLSSGAAVEEKVGSGSGGVVIPAACLYIEKTQVQRNTSSQLERLKTRSFLLDAFTKRITKKKSWISAVRLIMKLLLLGALLLVAAEGSAERSQRRRARRELAAPLHTGGIRDPLGSYCQRRGGCCPGRDDLCTVPYLDTICYCDLFCNRTVSDCCPDFWGHCLGVEPPFIGSCERNGIKFLSGQTYKDNCNLCTCGTTGRWECEQNTCLMDTNMIQAVNRGNYGWRAANYTQLYGMTLDEGIRYRLGTQRPSKTIMNMNEIQMNMDPESDVLPVSFNSVDKWPGKIHEPLDQGNCAASWAFSTAAVASDRISIQSMGHMTPQLSPQNLISCDIRNQGGCAGGRVDGAWWYLRRRGVVTEDCYPYTPPQYTAAEAARCMMQSRSVGRGKRQATQRCPNAHHYQQNDIYQSTPPYRLSSNEKEIMKEIMDNGPVQAIMEVHEDFFVYKSGIYKHTDVSFAKPPHFRKHGTHSVRITGWGEQRDYDGTPRKYWIAANSWGKNWGEDGYFRIARGDNECEIETFVVGVWGRVTVEDMHNHPHHRHRRRHV; encoded by the exons ATGAGGACGAGTGAGAGGGGAAAGTCGCGGGGGGTGAAGGGAAGCAGAGAAAATGGCGGCAGATTAGACAGGCTGTCAAGCGGGGCCGCAGTGGAGGAGAAGGTGGGGTCAGGGTCCGGGGGTGTGGTCATCCCCGCTGCCTGCCTGTATATAGAGAAGACGCAAGTGCAGCGCAACACATCCTCTCAGCTAGAAAGACTCAAAACCAGAAGTTTCCTTCTTGATGCTTTTACAAAGCggattacaaagaaaaaaagttggatttCTGCAGTAAG GCTCATCATGAAGCTCCTCCTGTTGGGCGCGCTGCTCCTAGTGGCGGCGGAGGGAAGCGCggagagaagccagcggcgaaGGGCCAGGCGGGAGCTGGCCGCCCCGCTGCACACGGGCGGCATCCGCGACCCCCTGGGCTCGTACTGCCAGCGGCGAGGCGGCTGCTGCCCGGGCAGGGACGACCTTTGCACCGTGCCGTACTTGGACACCATCTGCTACTGCGACCTCTTCTGCAACCGCACCGTGTCCGACTGCTGCCCCGACTTCTGGGGGCACTGCTTGGGCGTGGAGCCCCCCTTCATTG GCTCCTGTGAAAGAAACGGGATCAAGTTCCTCTCAGGACAAACGTACAAAGACAACTGCAACTTGTG CACATGCGGCACCACGGGGCGCTGGGAGTGTGAACAGAACACCTGTCTGATGGACACTAACATGATCCAGGCTGTCAACAGAGGGAATTATGG GTGGAGGGCCGCTAACTACACCCAGTTGTACGGCATGACTCTGGACGAGGGCATCCGGTACCGACTGGGCACGCAGAGACCCTCCAAAACCATCATGAACATGAACGAGATCCAG ATGAACATGGACCCTGAAAGCGACGTCCTGCCCGTCAGTTTCAACTCAGTAGACAAGTGGCCCGGCAAGATCCACGAACCTCTGGACCAGGGCAACTGTGCCGCCTCCTGGGCCTTCTCAACAGCGG CCGTGGCATCAGACCGGATCTCCATCCAGTCCATGGGTCACATGACTCCTCAGCTGTCGCCGCAGAACCTCATTTCCTGCGACATCAGGAACCAAGGCGGGTGCGCCGGGGGCCGCGTTGACGGCGCCTGGTGGTATCTACGCCGCCGAGG GGTGGTGACAGAAGACTGCTACCCTTACACGCCTCCGCAGTACACGGCGGCGGAGGCGGCCCGCTGCATGATGCAGAGCCGCTCGGTGGGCCGCGGCAAGAGGCAGGCCACGCAGCGCTGCCCCAACGCGCACCACTACCAGCAGAACGACATCTACCAGTCCACGCCGCCTTACAGGCTCTCGTCCAAC GAAAAGGAGATTATGAAGGAGATTATGGATAATGGCCCCGTGCAAG CCATCATGGAGGTCCACGAGGACTTCTTCGTGTACAAGAGCGGCATCTACAAGCACACGGACGTCAGCTTCGCCAAGCCGCCGCATTTCCGCAAGCACGGCACGCACTCGGTCAGGATCACTGG GTGGGGCGAACAGCGGGACTATGACGGCACTCCCAGGAAGTATTGG ATCGCCGCCAACTCCTGGGGCAAGAACTGGGGCGAGGACGGCTACTTCCGCATCGCCCGCGGCGACAACGAGTGCGAGATCGAGACCTTCGTGGTCGGCGTGTGGGGCAGGGTCACCGTGGAGGACATGCACAACCATCCCCACCACCGGCACCGCCGCCGCCACGTTTAG